In a single window of the Bacillus mycoides genome:
- a CDS encoding saccharopine dehydrogenase family protein: MKVFCLGGAGKICREAILDLVQFSSFETITVADFNEEEGRKVVEWLNDPRVDFVKVDVTNHEDTVAKMKGYNIVMDGTTIKLNGLSTRCIADAGCHGVNLNGFGEENESHSKFVQHGTTCLPGFGMTPGVTQMMAMYAANQLDTVESVRVSHGSYRPIAFSASITETTTYEYDPHLPTRTVYEEGEFKQVPPFARPREIELPAPYGKTMQYIIPHSETITLAKALEDKGVQLIETRGTWPEQNMQLVRALYDYGILRNDQIEINGKEIGIMDCISKYLLKSKEGQATELYGYALHVEVVGMKNNQEQRHVLYHTHPLSDGSVVGWEKLRAYTRNVGIPFGIATELIAKGVVNKVGVITPEEAFENPQIIFDELEKRGIYIHEEIFTEKENYNFV; the protein is encoded by the coding sequence GTGAAAGTATTTTGCTTAGGTGGAGCAGGTAAAATTTGTCGTGAAGCAATTTTAGATTTAGTTCAATTTTCATCTTTTGAGACGATTACGGTAGCCGATTTTAATGAAGAGGAAGGCCGAAAAGTAGTAGAGTGGTTAAATGATCCTCGTGTTGATTTTGTGAAAGTCGATGTGACAAATCATGAGGATACGGTCGCAAAAATGAAGGGCTATAACATTGTAATGGATGGTACGACGATAAAGTTAAATGGATTGTCTACTCGCTGTATCGCAGATGCCGGTTGTCACGGTGTGAACTTAAATGGATTTGGTGAAGAAAATGAATCCCACTCCAAATTTGTTCAACATGGAACAACATGTTTACCTGGGTTTGGTATGACACCAGGTGTAACGCAAATGATGGCCATGTATGCAGCAAATCAGTTAGATACTGTAGAGTCAGTTCGAGTAAGTCATGGCTCGTATCGTCCAATTGCTTTTTCTGCATCAATTACAGAGACAACGACATATGAATATGATCCACATTTGCCGACGCGTACAGTGTATGAGGAAGGTGAATTTAAGCAAGTACCTCCGTTTGCGCGCCCGAGAGAAATTGAATTACCAGCACCTTACGGAAAAACAATGCAGTATATAATCCCGCATTCAGAAACGATTACGTTAGCGAAGGCACTGGAAGATAAAGGTGTACAGCTTATTGAAACAAGAGGAACTTGGCCAGAGCAAAATATGCAGCTCGTTCGTGCTTTATATGATTATGGTATATTGCGTAATGATCAAATTGAAATAAACGGTAAAGAAATTGGTATTATGGATTGTATTTCGAAGTATCTATTAAAATCGAAAGAAGGACAAGCAACAGAGCTTTATGGTTATGCACTTCATGTAGAAGTAGTAGGTATGAAAAATAATCAAGAACAAAGGCATGTGTTATACCATACGCATCCGCTATCTGACGGTTCTGTAGTAGGTTGGGAGAAATTAAGGGCCTATACAAGAAATGTTGGTATCCCATTTGGAATCGCTACAGAGTTAATTGCAAAAGGAGTAGTTAATAAAGTCGGTGTTATTACTCCTGAAGAAGCTTTCGAAAATCCACAAATTATTTTTGACGAACTAGAAAAGCGCGGTATTTATATTCATGAAGAGATTTTCACTGAAAAAGAAAATTATAACTTTGTATAA
- a CDS encoding DeoR/GlpR family DNA-binding transcription regulator, translating into MSVVGEERKRTILEKVEFKGKVKVSELAREFAVSTETIRRYLEELDREKKLKKVYGGAVQLPGAGIEAPMLEREMLHIEEKKRIGYKAATFVEDGDVIAIDDGSTPLQMVPYLVHRKNLTIVTSSFPVATQLISSINKKMFHGEVLFIGGKVSPKHSRVSGSISQQVIHQFHFHKAFVSIDGLLQGFGVSSFELEKAKLSEAMMKLAEKTYILCDHTKVGVKGNYRIAGFSRIQHIICDKKMPYSFEEEVKKHNIQWTVC; encoded by the coding sequence ATGTCTGTAGTAGGTGAAGAGAGAAAGAGGACAATTCTTGAGAAGGTAGAGTTTAAAGGAAAAGTAAAAGTTTCAGAATTAGCGAGAGAGTTCGCAGTATCAACAGAGACGATTCGTCGGTATTTAGAAGAATTAGATCGTGAAAAAAAATTGAAGAAAGTGTACGGTGGAGCCGTTCAACTTCCGGGAGCTGGGATAGAGGCACCGATGTTAGAACGAGAGATGCTGCATATAGAAGAGAAGAAAAGAATTGGGTATAAAGCAGCAACGTTTGTGGAAGATGGAGATGTTATTGCGATTGATGATGGAAGTACACCACTTCAAATGGTGCCATATCTTGTTCATCGTAAAAATTTAACGATTGTAACAAGTTCATTTCCAGTAGCAACACAATTAATTTCTTCTATTAATAAAAAGATGTTTCACGGTGAAGTTTTATTTATAGGCGGGAAAGTATCTCCAAAACATTCACGTGTGTCGGGGTCTATTTCACAGCAAGTAATTCATCAATTTCATTTTCATAAAGCATTCGTTTCGATTGATGGGTTGTTGCAAGGTTTTGGGGTTTCTAGCTTTGAATTAGAAAAGGCGAAACTGTCAGAAGCGATGATGAAATTAGCTGAGAAAACGTATATTTTATGCGATCATACAAAGGTAGGCGTCAAAGGGAACTACCGAATAGCAGGATTTTCTCGTATTCAACATATTATTTGTGATAAGAAAATGCCCTATAGTTTTGAAGAAGAAGTCAAAAAGCATAATATTCAATGGACAGTTTGCTAA